One Nitrospirota bacterium DNA segment encodes these proteins:
- a CDS encoding cytochrome C, whose protein sequence is MKRYMIFLLLIVASSAAFAGHQGIPLTECTVCHTPNLVNEHGGFSSTACWKCHASMEQIVMDTIDRGTSGQPVYCADCHGTETHTAKHVSYITEWMIYSGVEPAGAPLWTQITSFSAADPAQKQYQVCLACHSYYAFGAVPHGVTGMVGPSGYNLTDQAMEFNPANKSAHPVRATLDSMTGSYAPRALAAAQMSSSWKNVGNQLINCSDCHEVSSTTGPHGSAYQFALKGTRKYWPRNKTNGLLWTLYDLKNNRNNWNSDLFCANCHTLFSGGKFMNKVHDDGNHTGNDKWPKISKYPNGASIQESEKYTGVPCVMCHVTIPHGAKRSRFIVYKDEPFPYNYRNVKTTGPDKSFSSFHGGMMGVMTGYKKSSNPSNYDEIYCYIPKNETYPGQSGQPRWGCDDHEDNRMAYDP, encoded by the coding sequence ATGAAAAGGTATATGATTTTTTTGCTCCTCATAGTGGCAAGTTCTGCAGCATTCGCAGGACATCAGGGCATTCCTCTTACGGAATGTACCGTGTGCCATACTCCGAACCTGGTAAATGAACACGGAGGGTTTTCGAGTACCGCCTGCTGGAAGTGCCACGCGAGCATGGAACAGATCGTCATGGATACGATTGACAGAGGGACTTCAGGACAACCCGTGTACTGTGCGGACTGTCACGGAACAGAGACCCACACAGCAAAACATGTTTCATACATAACGGAATGGATGATTTACTCCGGAGTGGAACCGGCCGGAGCTCCCCTCTGGACACAGATTACGAGTTTCTCGGCTGCGGACCCGGCCCAGAAACAGTACCAGGTGTGCCTTGCATGCCATTCCTATTATGCATTCGGCGCAGTTCCCCACGGAGTGACCGGCATGGTCGGCCCATCCGGATACAATCTCACGGATCAGGCAATGGAATTCAATCCGGCCAATAAATCAGCCCATCCGGTACGGGCTACGCTGGACAGCATGACAGGTTCGTATGCTCCGAGAGCGCTGGCGGCTGCTCAGATGTCATCTTCATGGAAAAATGTCGGGAATCAGCTCATCAATTGCTCGGACTGTCATGAGGTTTCAAGCACAACGGGCCCCCATGGCTCAGCGTATCAATTCGCACTGAAAGGAACCAGGAAATACTGGCCTCGAAACAAGACGAACGGGCTCCTGTGGACATTGTATGACCTGAAAAATAACCGGAACAACTGGAACAGCGATCTCTTTTGCGCCAACTGTCATACACTGTTCAGTGGCGGAAAATTTATGAATAAGGTACATGATGACGGCAATCATACCGGAAATGACAAATGGCCCAAAATAAGCAAATATCCAAATGGTGCAAGCATTCAGGAATCAGAGAAATACACAGGCGTGCCATGCGTGATGTGTCATGTCACCATCCCGCACGGAGCAAAGAGAAGCCGCTTTATTGTATACAAGGATGAACCGTTTCCGTACAACTACAGGAATGTGAAAACCACCGGTCCTGATAAATCCTTTTCCTCTTTCCATGGAGGGATGATGGGTGTTATGACAGGGTACAAGAAATCCTCCAATCCGAGCAATTATGACGAAATATACTGCTATATTCCCAAAAATGAGACATATCCGGGTCAGTCAGGACAACCACGATGGGGGTGTGATGATCATGAAGACAACAGAATGGCCTATGACCCGTGA